A section of the Parasteatoda tepidariorum isolate YZ-2023 chromosome 6, CAS_Ptep_4.0, whole genome shotgun sequence genome encodes:
- the LOC107455760 gene encoding putative inorganic phosphate cotransporter isoform X1 translates to MIPARFVLTILGFFGYINLYAMRVNLSVAMVAMVGKTHTDNGTNETVITCPELIIPKNLTNENDIETFGEFDWDSSIQGQVIGSYFYGYILTQLPAGILAEMYGAKWIYGIGILMTSLLTFLTPLAARWNVWALVVLRAAIGLSGGVAFPAMNVLISRWVPKMERSRISTAMNLGTMLGTLATNMVTGILSESSFLGGWPSVFYLCGLMGSVWFILWALLIHETPDDHPTISKEELIYIQEGLDQAKSKGMKIPWKSIWTSLPMWAVIVAHFGQNWAFYTLLTMMPTYLSNVLHFDLKDNGMVSGIPFLMMALFAFPASIVADYLRAGDYLRVTTIRKIMNSIAFFGPALCAVAIAFVGCRPIIIIVLFSLSFGLNGLLYSSFMVNHVDMSPKFAGTLLGITNAIATLPGFLAPAFVGVILKSGQTLRNWAFVYISSAIIHFLCGLFYDIFASAELQPWNEENEKKETEKKNTTFSDEYVYRSKL, encoded by the exons TGATTCCAGCACGGTTTGTGCTCACAATCTTAGGCTTCTTCGGTTACATCAATCTCTATGCAATGCGAGTAAATCTCAGCGTGGCAATGGTAGCCATGGTAGGCAAAACTCACACAGACAATGGAACCAATGAAACGGTTATAACATGTCCTGAGTTGATAATaccaaaaaatttaaccaatgaAAATGACATCGAg aCATTTGGAGAATTTGACTGGGATTCAAGTATTCAAGGACAAGTAATTGGATCTTATTTCTATGGATACATTCTGACACAGCTTCCGGCTGGCATATTGGCTGAAATGTACGGCGCCAAGTGGATCTATGGCATCGGGATTTTGATGACATctcttttgacatttttgacacCCTTAGCTGCAAGATGGAATGTATGGGCGTTGGTGGTACTGAGAGCCGCAATAGGACTTTCTGGG ggGGTTGCCTTTCCAGCAATGAATGTGTTGATTAGCAGATGGGTGCCGAAAATGGAAAGAAGTAGAATATCCACTGCTATGAATTTAGGAACAATGCTGGGCACTCTCGCAACGAATATGGTCACTGGAATTCTGAGTGAAAGTTCTTTCTTGGGTGGATGGCCATCTGTATTTTATCTTTGTG GCTTGATGGGAAGTGTATGGTTTATTTTATGGGCTCTATTAATACACGAAACACCAGATGATCATCCTACTATATCGAAAGAAGAACTAATATACATTCAAGAAGGTCTTGACCAAGCAAAAAGCAAG GGTATGAAAATTCCGTGGAAATCGATCTGGACATCACTGCCTATGTGGGCAGTAATTGTAGCACATTTTGGACAGAATTGGGCATTTTATACTTTGCTGACAATGATGCCAACATACTTGAGTAATGTTTTGCACTTTGATTTAAAAGAT AATGGAATGGTATCGGGCATTCCTTTTTTGATGATGGCCCTTTTTGCATTCCCTGCAAGTATAGTAGCTGACTATTTAAGAGCTGGTGACTATCTACGTGTTACCACAATCAGGAAAATAATGAATAGCATTG cattttttggGCCAGCTTTGTGTGCGGTAGCTATCGCCTTTGTGGGTTGCCGTCCAATTAtcataattgtattattttctttgtccTTTGGATTGAATGGCTTGCTTTATTCCAGTTTTATGGTTAATCACGTGGACATGAGCCCGAAGTTTGCTG gaactCTTCTTGGAATAACAAATGCAATTGCAACATTGCCAGGTTTTCTTGCACCAGCGTTTGTTGGAGTTATTCTTAAAAGTGGG caaACACTTAGAAACTgggcatttgtttacattagctCAGCTATTATCCATTTCTTGTGTGGTCTTTTCTACGACATTTTTGCTTCCGCTGAATTACAGCCTTGGAATGAAGAAAacgaaaagaaagaaactgaaaagaaaaacacaacATTTTCAGATGAATATGTGTACCGTTCAAAATTAtag
- the LOC107455760 gene encoding putative inorganic phosphate cotransporter isoform X2 produces the protein MIPARFVLTILGFFGYINLYAMRVNLSVAMVAMVGKTHTDNGTNETVITCPELIIPKNLTNENDIETFGEFDWDSSIQGQVIGSYFYGYILTQLPAGILAEMYGAKWIYGIGILMTSLLTFLTPLAARWNVWALVVLRAAIGLSGGVAFPAMNVLISRWVPKMERSRISTAMNLGTMLGTLATNMVTGILSESSFLGGWPSVFYLCGLMGSVWFILWALLIHETPDDHPTISKEELIYIQEGLDQAKSKGMKIPWKSIWTSLPMWAVIVAHFGQNWAFYTLLTMMPTYLSNVLHFDLKDNGMVSGIPFLMMALFAFPASIVADYLRAGDYLRVTTIRKIMNSIAFFGPALCAVAIAFVGCRPIIIIVLFSLSFGLNGLLYSSFMVNHVDMSPKFAGTLLGITNAIATLPGFLAPAFVGVILKSGQTLRNWAFVYISSAIIHFLCGLFYDIFASAELQPWNEENEKKETEKKNTTFSDEYVYRSKL, from the exons A TGATTCCAGCACGGTTTGTGCTCACAATCTTAGGCTTCTTCGGTTACATCAATCTCTATGCAATGCGAGTAAATCTCAGCGTGGCAATGGTAGCCATGGTAGGCAAAACTCACACAGACAATGGAACCAATGAAACGGTTATAACATGTCCTGAGTTGATAATaccaaaaaatttaaccaatgaAAATGACATCGAg aCATTTGGAGAATTTGACTGGGATTCAAGTATTCAAGGACAAGTAATTGGATCTTATTTCTATGGATACATTCTGACACAGCTTCCGGCTGGCATATTGGCTGAAATGTACGGCGCCAAGTGGATCTATGGCATCGGGATTTTGATGACATctcttttgacatttttgacacCCTTAGCTGCAAGATGGAATGTATGGGCGTTGGTGGTACTGAGAGCCGCAATAGGACTTTCTGGG ggGGTTGCCTTTCCAGCAATGAATGTGTTGATTAGCAGATGGGTGCCGAAAATGGAAAGAAGTAGAATATCCACTGCTATGAATTTAGGAACAATGCTGGGCACTCTCGCAACGAATATGGTCACTGGAATTCTGAGTGAAAGTTCTTTCTTGGGTGGATGGCCATCTGTATTTTATCTTTGTG GCTTGATGGGAAGTGTATGGTTTATTTTATGGGCTCTATTAATACACGAAACACCAGATGATCATCCTACTATATCGAAAGAAGAACTAATATACATTCAAGAAGGTCTTGACCAAGCAAAAAGCAAG GGTATGAAAATTCCGTGGAAATCGATCTGGACATCACTGCCTATGTGGGCAGTAATTGTAGCACATTTTGGACAGAATTGGGCATTTTATACTTTGCTGACAATGATGCCAACATACTTGAGTAATGTTTTGCACTTTGATTTAAAAGAT AATGGAATGGTATCGGGCATTCCTTTTTTGATGATGGCCCTTTTTGCATTCCCTGCAAGTATAGTAGCTGACTATTTAAGAGCTGGTGACTATCTACGTGTTACCACAATCAGGAAAATAATGAATAGCATTG cattttttggGCCAGCTTTGTGTGCGGTAGCTATCGCCTTTGTGGGTTGCCGTCCAATTAtcataattgtattattttctttgtccTTTGGATTGAATGGCTTGCTTTATTCCAGTTTTATGGTTAATCACGTGGACATGAGCCCGAAGTTTGCTG gaactCTTCTTGGAATAACAAATGCAATTGCAACATTGCCAGGTTTTCTTGCACCAGCGTTTGTTGGAGTTATTCTTAAAAGTGGG caaACACTTAGAAACTgggcatttgtttacattagctCAGCTATTATCCATTTCTTGTGTGGTCTTTTCTACGACATTTTTGCTTCCGCTGAATTACAGCCTTGGAATGAAGAAAacgaaaagaaagaaactgaaaagaaaaacacaacATTTTCAGATGAATATGTGTACCGTTCAAAATTAtag